In Candidatus Promineifilum breve, one genomic interval encodes:
- a CDS encoding carbohydrate-binding domain-containing protein, which produces MRKKVIILLLVGVLAILSLVACSSGSEVGVSTAATAVTTAANTISIADVVAEDSEAEDSEAEDSATTSTTTTVVSAPTSAAAALAENGAAQTDATAAQWDGATATAIALNGDAITVEGDGVTVNGSVATITAAGTYVLSGALSDGQIIVDTDDEATVQIVLNGADLNSATSAPIAIMNAEAAIIVLADGSANNVTDGATYTFLDAEAEEPAAAIFSNADLTITGGGSLTVTGNYNDAISSDDGLIISSGTIVVTAVDDGIRGKDYLVIEDGSVTVNSGGDGLKADNEDDATLGYVAIQGGTITVNAAGDAIAAETDALITGGTFNLAAGGGSTSVISDDASAKGIKGLANVVIDGGTFTIDTADDAIHSNANITINGGTFTIATGDDGIHADATVTINAGDIAITSSYEGIESAVITINDGDINVVASDDGINVAGGVDGSGMMGGPGRGGRPGQETTTYTGSYYLYINGGRIVVDAAGDGLDANGAIEMTGGVVLVNGPTNSGNAALDYDGTFNISGGFFVAAGSAGMAQAPSQTSTQNALLLNLSGSLAGGTIIHIQDSAGQEILTFAPSKEYQSVAFSSAGLVSGTEYTVYYGGSSTGTNSDGLYEGGAYTPGTEYTSFTVSSVVTALGNGGGGMRP; this is translated from the coding sequence ATGCGTAAGAAAGTTATTATCCTTTTATTGGTGGGCGTGCTGGCGATTCTGTCGCTGGTCGCCTGTAGTAGTGGCAGCGAGGTGGGCGTGTCCACCGCCGCGACGGCCGTGACGACGGCCGCCAATACCATATCCATTGCGGACGTGGTTGCTGAGGACAGCGAAGCTGAGGACAGCGAAGCCGAGGACAGCGCCACCACTAGCACGACAACTACAGTCGTGTCCGCCCCCACCAGCGCCGCCGCCGCGCTGGCCGAGAACGGCGCGGCCCAGACCGACGCCACCGCCGCCCAATGGGACGGGGCCACGGCCACCGCCATCGCCCTCAATGGCGACGCGATCACCGTCGAGGGCGACGGCGTCACCGTCAACGGCTCGGTGGCTACCATCACCGCCGCCGGGACCTACGTCCTCAGCGGCGCGCTGAGCGACGGGCAGATCATCGTCGATACCGACGACGAGGCCACGGTGCAGATCGTCCTGAACGGGGCCGACCTGAACAGCGCAACGAGCGCCCCCATCGCCATTATGAACGCCGAAGCGGCGATCATCGTCCTGGCCGATGGCAGCGCCAACAACGTGACCGACGGCGCGACCTATACCTTCCTGGACGCCGAAGCCGAAGAACCGGCCGCGGCCATCTTCAGCAACGCCGACCTGACCATCACCGGTGGCGGCTCGCTGACCGTGACCGGCAACTACAACGACGCCATCTCCAGCGACGACGGTCTGATCATCAGCAGCGGCACCATCGTCGTCACGGCCGTCGATGACGGCATCCGCGGCAAGGATTATCTGGTCATCGAGGACGGCAGCGTGACGGTCAACAGCGGCGGCGACGGCCTGAAGGCCGACAACGAAGATGACGCCACGCTGGGCTACGTCGCCATCCAGGGCGGGACGATCACCGTCAACGCCGCCGGCGACGCCATCGCCGCCGAGACCGACGCCCTCATCACCGGCGGCACGTTCAACCTGGCGGCCGGCGGCGGCAGCACGAGCGTCATCAGCGACGACGCCTCGGCCAAGGGCATCAAGGGGTTGGCGAACGTGGTCATCGACGGCGGGACGTTCACCATCGACACGGCCGACGACGCCATCCACTCCAACGCCAACATCACCATCAACGGCGGGACGTTCACCATCGCCACCGGCGACGACGGCATCCACGCCGACGCGACGGTGACCATCAACGCCGGCGACATCGCCATCACCTCCTCCTACGAGGGCATCGAGAGCGCGGTGATCACCATCAACGACGGCGACATCAACGTTGTCGCCAGCGACGACGGCATCAACGTGGCCGGCGGCGTGGACGGTTCGGGGATGATGGGCGGGCCGGGGCGTGGCGGGCGGCCGGGCCAGGAGACGACCACCTACACCGGCAGCTACTACCTCTACATCAACGGCGGCCGCATCGTGGTCGATGCCGCGGGCGACGGCCTGGACGCCAACGGGGCCATCGAGATGACCGGCGGCGTGGTGCTGGTCAACGGCCCGACCAACTCCGGCAACGCCGCGCTCGACTATGACGGCACGTTCAATATCAGCGGCGGCTTCTTCGTGGCCGCGGGCAGCGCGGGCATGGCCCAGGCCCCCAGCCAGACATCGACCCAGAACGCGCTGTTGCTCAATCTGAGCGGCTCGCTGGCGGGCGGCACGATCATCCACATCCAGGATAGCGCCGGGCAGGAAATCCTGACCTTCGCGCCGAGCAAGGAGTACCAATCGGTGGCCTTCTCCTCGGCCGGGCTGGTCAGCGGCACGGAGTACACCGTCTACTACGGCGGCAGCTCGACCGGCACGAATAGCGACGGCCTGTACGAAGGCGGGGCCTATACGCCCGGCACGGAGTACACCAGCTTTACCGTATCGAGCGTGGTCACGGCCCTGGGCAACGGCGGCGGCGGAATGCGGCCCTAA
- a CDS encoding alpha-amylase family glycosyl hydrolase, with protein MASNNPYQPAPLVRITHPAWSKQAAIYQINTRQFTPEGTLRAAEAQLPRLKELGVTILWLMPIHPIGEVNRKGTLGSPYSVKDYYGVNPEFGTLDDLKHFVRAAHELGLYVILDWVANHSAWDCNLTTEHPEWYARDWKGDFRPTPWWDWEDIIDFDFDQPDMRRYMTEALCYWVREVDVDGYRCDVAGFVPPDFWDTVRRELDAIKPVFMLAEWEARDLHSAAFDMTYAWHWNDVVHKIAMGQANVDALRIYYSWNEKAYPRDIMRMLFVSNHDKNAWEGTEFEQFGDCLEGAIVLSVISEGMPLIYNGQEAGNPRRLAFFESDPIDWEPHPLGELYRRLLALKHDNTALWNAAWGARMVNVPNNAPNQVLSFVRQNERDKVFGVFNFSERPLNVSFPESLHHGTYTDFFSGERVTFDASTRLELDFWGYRVFVRVDSEQRDKN; from the coding sequence ATGGCATCCAATAACCCCTATCAACCCGCCCCATTGGTTCGTATCACCCATCCCGCCTGGAGCAAACAGGCCGCCATCTACCAGATCAATACCCGCCAGTTCACCCCCGAGGGCACGTTGCGCGCCGCCGAGGCCCAGCTGCCGCGCCTGAAGGAGCTGGGCGTCACCATCCTGTGGCTCATGCCCATCCACCCCATCGGCGAAGTCAACCGCAAGGGCACGCTGGGCAGCCCCTACTCGGTCAAGGATTACTACGGCGTCAACCCCGAATTCGGCACGCTCGACGACCTGAAGCATTTCGTCCGCGCCGCCCATGAGCTGGGGCTATACGTCATCCTCGACTGGGTGGCTAACCATTCGGCCTGGGACTGCAACCTGACCACCGAGCACCCGGAATGGTACGCCCGCGACTGGAAGGGGGATTTTCGACCCACGCCGTGGTGGGATTGGGAAGACATTATCGATTTCGACTTCGACCAGCCCGACATGCGCCGCTACATGACTGAGGCCCTGTGTTACTGGGTGCGCGAGGTGGACGTGGACGGCTACCGCTGCGACGTGGCCGGCTTCGTGCCCCCCGACTTCTGGGACACCGTCCGCCGCGAGCTGGACGCCATCAAGCCCGTCTTCATGCTGGCCGAATGGGAGGCCCGCGACCTGCACAGCGCGGCCTTCGATATGACCTACGCCTGGCATTGGAACGATGTCGTCCACAAGATCGCCATGGGCCAGGCCAATGTGGATGCTTTGCGCATCTACTACTCGTGGAACGAGAAAGCCTACCCGCGCGACATCATGCGCATGTTGTTCGTCAGCAACCACGACAAGAACGCCTGGGAGGGTACGGAGTTCGAGCAGTTCGGCGACTGTCTGGAGGGGGCCATCGTCCTGTCGGTCATCAGCGAGGGGATGCCCCTCATCTACAACGGCCAGGAGGCGGGCAACCCGCGGCGGCTGGCCTTCTTCGAGAGCGACCCAATCGATTGGGAGCCGCACCCGCTGGGCGAGCTTTACCGGCGGTTGCTGGCCCTGAAGCATGACAACACGGCGCTGTGGAACGCGGCCTGGGGAGCGCGGATGGTCAACGTGCCCAACAATGCGCCCAACCAGGTGCTCAGCTTCGTGCGCCAGAATGAGCGCGACAAGGTGTTCGGCGTGTTCAACTTCTCCGAACGGCCGTTGAACGTCTCGTTCCCGGAGAGCCTGCACCACGGGACGTATACCGACTTCTTCAGCGGTGAGCGTGTCACCTTTGATGCCTCAACGCGGTTAGAGTTGGATTTTTGGGGCTATCGGGTATTCGTCCGCGTGGACAGCGAGCAGCGCGATAAAAATTGA
- a CDS encoding flavodoxin family protein, which translates to MKAIVIYDSQFGNTEKVAQAIHTALAARGESSLIRAADVTDAALAGCDLIVVGSPTQRFQATEPVAHFLERRALPQTRAAAFDTRLDMAEVDSRVLRLAVKVAGDNAWAATRIADQLAKAGATLAAEPEGFIVEGTEGPLRAGELERAAEWAGQLVAA; encoded by the coding sequence ATGAAAGCGATAGTCATCTACGATTCCCAATTCGGCAACACCGAGAAGGTGGCCCAGGCCATTCACACGGCGCTGGCCGCGCGGGGCGAGTCCAGCCTCATCCGCGCCGCCGACGTGACCGACGCCGCGTTGGCCGGCTGCGATCTCATCGTCGTCGGCTCGCCCACTCAGCGTTTCCAGGCCACCGAGCCGGTGGCCCACTTCCTGGAGAGGCGCGCCCTGCCCCAGACGCGGGCGGCGGCATTCGACACCCGGCTGGACATGGCCGAGGTCGATTCGCGGGTCTTGCGTCTGGCCGTCAAGGTGGCCGGCGACAACGCCTGGGCGGCTACGCGCATCGCCGACCAACTGGCGAAGGCCGGGGCCACGCTCGCCGCCGAACCGGAGGGCTTCATCGTTGAGGGCACCGAAGGGCCGCTGCGGGCCGGCGAACTGGAGCGGGCGGCCGAATGGGCCGGTCAACTTGTGGCCGCCTGA
- a CDS encoding FG-GAP repeat domain-containing protein: MSHKSFHSARGRVVALGVWAVMGLGLAVCLAAAGRVSLAQDQSPEAPAISWGKKVIDNTVDRTHVALGADLDGDNDMDVVATDYVDHDLYWYQNTGNLNFTRKVVDANLQGAYPAGVGDFDKDGDIDIFAAGYLADTFAWYRNNGQGNFTRVNIDTNSNGAHSIVMADLDKDGDNDFVTSSQDGNTIAWYENRGTTNYTRHIIDNNARGAKRAEVADINGDGDLDVVTAAYNNDEIAWHENNGNEQFSKHVIDHTANGAYYASPADIDRDGDIDIYAASKLDNTIAWYENKGANGFTAHNIDTRANQARTVLAVDMDRDGDMDALAASVNDDTIAWHRNNGHGTFTKQVIDNRSNGAYWASGVDMDRDGDIDVLSASRNAKAIAIHTQN; the protein is encoded by the coding sequence ATGTCTCATAAGTCATTTCATTCCGCGCGGGGGCGGGTCGTGGCATTGGGCGTTTGGGCGGTGATGGGGTTGGGGCTGGCCGTTTGCCTGGCCGCCGCCGGCCGGGTTTCGTTGGCCCAGGATCAAAGCCCGGAAGCGCCGGCCATTTCCTGGGGCAAGAAGGTGATCGACAACACCGTCGACCGAACCCACGTGGCCCTGGGGGCCGACCTGGACGGCGACAACGACATGGACGTGGTCGCCACCGATTACGTGGACCACGACCTGTATTGGTATCAGAACACCGGTAATCTCAATTTCACGCGCAAGGTCGTGGACGCCAACCTCCAGGGGGCCTACCCGGCCGGCGTGGGCGACTTCGATAAGGATGGCGACATCGACATCTTCGCCGCCGGCTATCTGGCCGATACCTTCGCCTGGTATCGCAACAACGGCCAGGGCAACTTCACCCGCGTCAACATCGACACCAATTCCAACGGCGCCCACTCCATCGTCATGGCCGATCTGGACAAGGACGGCGACAACGATTTCGTCACCTCCAGCCAGGACGGCAACACCATCGCCTGGTACGAGAATCGCGGCACGACCAACTACACCCGCCACATCATCGACAACAATGCGCGCGGGGCCAAGCGGGCCGAGGTGGCCGACATCAACGGCGACGGCGACCTGGACGTGGTGACGGCCGCCTATAACAACGATGAAATCGCCTGGCACGAAAACAACGGCAATGAGCAGTTCAGCAAGCACGTCATCGACCACACCGCCAACGGCGCCTATTACGCTTCCCCGGCCGATATCGACCGCGACGGCGATATCGACATCTATGCCGCCAGCAAGCTGGACAACACCATCGCCTGGTACGAGAACAAAGGGGCTAACGGCTTTACGGCCCACAATATCGACACCAGAGCCAACCAGGCGCGCACGGTGCTGGCGGTGGATATGGACCGCGACGGCGACATGGACGCCCTGGCGGCCAGCGTCAACGATGACACCATTGCCTGGCATCGCAACAACGGCCACGGCACCTTTACCAAGCAGGTCATCGACAACCGATCCAACGGCGCTTACTGGGCCAGCGGGGTGGACATGGATCGGGACGGCGACATCGACGTGCTCTCGGCCAGCCGCAACGCCAAGGCCATTGCCATTCATACACAAAACTGA
- a CDS encoding endonuclease III domain-containing protein, with protein MPPPDALRDKYNAVFHKLNEVYGRPVWRSHGSPLDELIGTILSQATADVNTARAYAELTARFPDWESVMNAPPEEVVAAIRSAGLAPTKGPRIQNALRTIMRQRGELSLDFLADMPLDEALAWLTAIDGVGPKTAAIVMLFSLGRPAFPVDTHVFRVGRRLGLIAPRQSAAQAHVTLADLGAPETYYPMHINLIRHGREICRARVPHCHICPLQDECDYYRAAVLQARDG; from the coding sequence ATGCCCCCGCCCGACGCGCTGCGCGACAAGTACAACGCCGTTTTCCACAAGCTCAACGAGGTTTACGGCCGCCCGGTGTGGCGCTCGCATGGCTCGCCGCTGGATGAATTGATCGGCACCATCCTGTCGCAGGCCACGGCCGACGTGAACACCGCCCGCGCCTACGCCGAATTGACCGCCCGCTTCCCGGACTGGGAGAGCGTGATGAACGCCCCGCCGGAGGAGGTTGTCGCCGCCATTCGCTCGGCCGGGCTGGCCCCGACCAAGGGGCCGCGCATCCAGAACGCGCTGCGCACCATTATGCGCCAGCGGGGGGAGTTGTCGCTCGACTTCCTGGCCGACATGCCGCTGGACGAGGCGCTGGCCTGGCTGACGGCCATCGACGGCGTGGGGCCGAAGACGGCGGCCATCGTCATGCTGTTCTCATTGGGCCGCCCGGCCTTCCCGGTCGATACCCACGTCTTCCGTGTCGGCCGGCGGCTGGGGCTGATCGCGCCCCGGCAGAGCGCGGCCCAGGCCCACGTGACCCTGGCCGACCTGGGCGCGCCAGAGACGTATTACCCCATGCACATCAATCTCATCCGCCACGGCCGCGAGATCTGCCGCGCCCGCGTTCCCCATTGCCACATCTGCCCGCTGCAAGATGAGTGCGACTACTACCGGGCGGCGGTGCTGCAAGCGCGGGATGGGTGA
- a CDS encoding RNA polymerase sigma factor produces MAGCEWRVRNALPATRYSPPATRYLYGDGCAIPRYNPRLMSATQARSNDEWLADLRATGPAREAALDDLRALLGNGLRRGLIGQIDTTAPEFDAQIDDFVQEALIKVLDNLDSFAGRSLLTTWANKIALNIGLTELRRKRWRDASLDQLTQTDDGEFTPSFVADPAPRPEALTERRELLRYVGRLINEELTEKQRTALTAVIQGRPLSEVAFMMDSNQNAVYKLVFDARQRLRRRLAEDGLSTEEIMAAFAEA; encoded by the coding sequence GTGGCGGGTTGCGAGTGGCGAGTTAGGAACGCGCTACCCGCTACCCGCTACTCGCCACCCGCCACCCGCTACTTATATGGCGACGGCTGCGCGATTCCGCGCTACAATCCCCGTCTGATGAGCGCGACCCAGGCACGCAGCAACGACGAATGGCTGGCCGATTTGCGGGCCACGGGGCCGGCCCGCGAGGCGGCCCTGGACGATCTGCGCGCACTGCTGGGCAACGGCCTGCGCCGCGGCCTCATCGGCCAGATCGACACCACCGCGCCCGAATTCGACGCCCAGATCGATGATTTCGTGCAGGAGGCGCTGATCAAGGTGCTCGACAATCTCGACTCCTTCGCCGGGCGCAGCCTGCTGACGACCTGGGCCAACAAGATCGCCCTCAATATCGGCCTGACCGAGTTGCGCCGCAAGCGCTGGCGCGATGCCTCGCTCGACCAACTGACCCAGACCGACGATGGCGAATTCACCCCGTCGTTCGTGGCCGATCCCGCGCCGCGCCCCGAGGCGCTGACCGAACGGCGCGAATTATTGCGCTACGTCGGCCGCCTCATCAACGAAGAACTGACCGAGAAGCAACGCACGGCCCTGACGGCTGTCATCCAGGGCCGGCCGCTCAGCGAGGTAGCTTTTATGATGGATTCCAATCAGAACGCGGTCTACAAGCTGGTGTTCGACGCCCGGCAGCGCCTGCGGCGGCGACTGGCCGAGGATGGGCTGTCAACCGAGGAGATCATGGCCGCCTTTGCCGAGGCGTAG
- a CDS encoding DUF427 domain-containing protein, whose product MTRAIWNGVVLAESDHTEIVEGNHYFPPQAIRREYFSASDRQTTCAWKGAAGYYHITAAGQTLRNAAWFYPDPKPAAANIRDHVAFYGPVTIEK is encoded by the coding sequence ATGACACGAGCCATCTGGAACGGCGTCGTTCTGGCTGAGAGCGACCACACCGAAATCGTGGAGGGGAACCACTACTTTCCGCCCCAAGCCATCCGCCGCGAATATTTCAGCGCCAGCGACCGGCAGACAACCTGCGCCTGGAAGGGCGCGGCCGGCTATTACCACATCACCGCCGCGGGACAGACGCTCCGCAACGCCGCCTGGTTCTACCCCGACCCCAAACCGGCGGCGGCCAACATTCGCGATCACGTCGCGTTCTACGGCCCAGTTACCATCGAGAAGTGA
- the glk gene encoding glucokinase: MLLAGDIGGTKTVLALFDVAADANFIARHPIIERTFPSQQYQSLELIIDEFLRDTDHHITAGSFGVAGPVVGNRAQVTNLPWVIEADALRQQFGFRVHLLNDLEALATAVPHLEGTDLITLNEGRRVERGAIGVIAPGTGLGEAFLVWTGDQYQAYPSEGGHCAFGPTTPLQLEMLNYWLPRMGHVSYERVCSGIGIPNIYTFLRETKRYPEPEWLQEQMAEAGDLTPVIVRAAVAGEAEICSATLQQFMEILGDQAGNLALTVLATGGIYLGGGIPGRILPQLQKGPFMKFFQGKGRFSEMMSRVPVHVIYNPRAALYGTAYDALSLTPPGNG, from the coding sequence ATGTTACTTGCAGGCGACATCGGCGGTACCAAGACCGTCCTGGCTCTTTTCGACGTGGCGGCCGACGCCAATTTCATTGCCCGCCATCCCATCATCGAGCGCACCTTTCCCAGCCAGCAATACCAGTCGCTGGAACTGATCATCGACGAATTTCTGCGCGACACCGACCACCACATCACCGCCGGCAGCTTCGGCGTGGCCGGGCCGGTGGTGGGCAACCGCGCCCAGGTGACCAACCTGCCCTGGGTCATCGAGGCCGATGCCTTGCGCCAACAGTTCGGCTTTCGCGTCCACCTGCTCAACGATCTGGAGGCATTGGCGACGGCCGTGCCCCATCTGGAAGGCACCGACCTCATCACGCTCAACGAGGGCCGGCGCGTGGAGCGCGGGGCCATCGGCGTCATCGCGCCGGGCACGGGCCTGGGCGAAGCCTTCCTGGTGTGGACCGGCGACCAATACCAGGCCTACCCGTCGGAGGGCGGCCATTGCGCCTTCGGCCCCACGACGCCGCTGCAACTGGAGATGCTCAACTACTGGCTGCCGCGCATGGGCCACGTCAGCTATGAGCGCGTCTGCTCCGGCATCGGCATCCCCAACATCTACACCTTCCTGCGCGAGACGAAGCGCTACCCCGAACCGGAGTGGCTCCAGGAGCAGATGGCCGAGGCCGGCGACCTGACCCCGGTCATCGTCCGCGCCGCCGTGGCCGGCGAGGCCGAGATTTGCAGCGCCACGTTGCAGCAGTTCATGGAGATTTTGGGCGACCAAGCCGGCAATCTGGCGCTGACCGTGCTGGCGACGGGCGGCATCTATCTGGGCGGCGGCATCCCCGGCCGCATCCTGCCCCAATTGCAAAAAGGGCCGTTTATGAAGTTCTTCCAGGGCAAGGGGCGCTTCAGCGAGATGATGAGCCGCGTGCCCGTCCACGTCATCTATAACCCCCGGGCCGCCCTCTACGGCACGGCTTACGACGCCCTGTCGCTCACGCCGCCGGGCAATGGCTGA
- the pgl gene encoding 6-phosphogluconolactonase, giving the protein MAERILVLDDLPAGAADLIGGELRAAIGERGVASIVLAGGGTPLAAYAALAAAPGINWARVHLFWGDERLVPPDDPGSNYRAAWQALIRNAPIPDDNVHRVRGEWPAEAAVADYAGQLQAWAAAHDPGAPNPWPRFDVALLGLGEDGHTASLFPGSPPATDTPVLAVSADYQGRPAGRVTLTPVVFNAARHVIFLVAGGGKAEAVYHTLRGDDDPRRYPAQRIRPTAGRETWLLDRAAARLLA; this is encoded by the coding sequence ATGGCTGAGCGTATTCTCGTCCTCGATGACCTGCCGGCGGGCGCGGCCGACCTGATTGGCGGCGAATTGCGCGCCGCCATCGGCGAGCGGGGCGTTGCGAGTATTGTCCTGGCCGGCGGCGGCACCCCCTTGGCCGCCTACGCCGCGCTGGCTGCCGCGCCGGGCATCAATTGGGCGCGCGTCCACCTCTTCTGGGGCGACGAGCGCCTCGTGCCGCCCGACGACCCCGGCAGCAACTACCGCGCCGCGTGGCAAGCCCTGATCCGCAACGCGCCCATCCCCGACGACAACGTCCATCGTGTGCGCGGCGAATGGCCGGCCGAGGCCGCCGTTGCCGATTATGCCGGGCAATTGCAGGCTTGGGCCGCGGCCCATGATCCCGGCGCGCCCAACCCCTGGCCGCGCTTTGATGTGGCCCTGCTGGGGCTGGGCGAGGACGGCCACACGGCGTCGCTCTTTCCCGGCTCGCCGCCCGCGACAGATACGCCGGTGCTGGCCGTATCGGCCGACTACCAGGGCCGCCCCGCCGGCCGCGTGACGCTGACGCCGGTTGTGTTCAACGCCGCCCGCCACGTCATCTTCCTCGTGGCCGGCGGCGGCAAGGCCGAGGCCGTCTACCACACCTTGCGCGGCGACGACGACCCGCGCCGCTACCCCGCCCAGCGCATTCGCCCCACGGCCGGGCGGGAGACGTGGTTGTTGGATCGGGCGGCGGCGCGGCTATTGGCCTAG